A stretch of the Synechocystis sp. PCC 7338 genome encodes the following:
- a CDS encoding sugar phosphate isomerase/epimerase yields the protein MIASPQIKFGVHTFIWKKEFLGEEEYVFAEAKAWGFDGVEIASHFFDQIDPGRLKDFACQSGLELTFCTSLPPGLSLTTEDEAGWRDSIAYLQRAIAFCQQCGITQLSGPFPHPVGQLSGEPLQKKETIRMQDAFKLVAETLVKTDIRLAIEPLNRFQGYALNTVSQGLELLDAVNCSQLGLLLDLFHMNIEEKDVLQAFHQAGSSCFHIHACAKDRGTPGSDSFPWDDWFQVLQEINYRGWVTIESFNFEDKELASGARLWRPLAPSSADIARDGVKFLRQTYQNQ from the coding sequence ATGATTGCCTCTCCCCAAATCAAATTTGGAGTTCATACCTTTATCTGGAAAAAAGAATTTCTGGGGGAAGAAGAGTATGTTTTTGCAGAAGCAAAAGCTTGGGGTTTTGATGGGGTAGAAATTGCCAGCCACTTCTTTGATCAAATTGATCCTGGACGTCTGAAGGATTTTGCTTGTCAATCAGGCTTGGAGCTAACGTTTTGCACTAGTTTACCTCCGGGTTTATCCCTGACCACCGAGGATGAAGCCGGTTGGCGGGATTCCATTGCCTATCTACAAAGGGCAATTGCATTCTGTCAGCAATGTGGCATCACCCAACTGTCGGGACCGTTTCCCCATCCTGTGGGTCAACTCAGTGGGGAACCCCTACAAAAAAAGGAAACCATTCGTATGCAGGATGCCTTTAAGTTGGTGGCGGAAACCCTGGTTAAAACTGATATTAGATTGGCGATCGAGCCCCTAAATCGCTTTCAAGGTTATGCTCTAAACACCGTATCCCAAGGTTTAGAATTGCTCGATGCAGTGAATTGCTCTCAACTGGGACTATTACTGGATTTATTCCACATGAATATTGAAGAAAAAGATGTACTTCAAGCTTTTCATCAGGCAGGAAGTAGTTGCTTTCATATCCACGCCTGCGCTAAGGACAGAGGAACCCCCGGTAGTGATTCTTTTCCTTGGGATGATTGGTTTCAAGTTTTGCAAGAAATTAATTATCGAGGTTGGGTAACCATTGAAAGTTTTAATTTTGAAGACAAAGAATTAGCTTCCGGAGCCCGTCTTTGGCGTCCCCTAGCTCCTAGCAGTGCAGATATTGCCAGGGATGGAGTGAAATTTCTGCGGCAAACTTACCAAAATCAATAA
- a CDS encoding alpha/beta fold hydrolase, with protein MNNPFISITLPSGFDHIYTNVDGVTLHAIEGGSGQPLLLLGGWPQTCYVWRLLLEKLGQHFRVIALDMRGQGDSDIPDGPYDCGTAAREIQSFLAKKEINSFYLVGHDVGAWAAFTVLKFFPDAVLGAGLIDAAIPGLVSNDFFSVVNAPKVWQFYFHMVPDLASSLVAGKEREYLSWYFTNKSKRKQNLTPEVIDYYARYYSRPGAMKAGFLWYSALEETTKANTPTEAIRFTQPIFAMGGECATKSLIYNGISPYCDDITSYVIEQCGHYIPEEAPEEILQAILTTFTTTKES; from the coding sequence ATGAATAATCCCTTTATTTCCATCACCCTGCCATCTGGGTTTGACCACATCTACACCAATGTTGATGGAGTAACTCTCCATGCCATTGAAGGGGGAAGCGGGCAACCATTACTTTTACTTGGTGGCTGGCCCCAAACCTGTTATGTCTGGCGGTTATTGCTAGAAAAATTGGGACAACATTTCCGAGTTATTGCTTTAGATATGCGGGGTCAAGGGGATTCGGATATTCCCGATGGCCCCTATGATTGCGGTACAGCGGCAAGGGAAATCCAATCCTTTTTAGCAAAAAAAGAGATTAATTCTTTTTACTTAGTAGGTCACGACGTAGGGGCTTGGGCTGCCTTTACAGTGTTGAAATTTTTTCCCGACGCAGTGCTTGGAGCTGGGTTAATTGATGCGGCTATTCCTGGCTTAGTTAGTAATGATTTCTTTTCTGTGGTTAATGCCCCAAAAGTTTGGCAATTTTATTTCCATATGGTACCAGATTTAGCCAGTAGCTTGGTAGCGGGAAAAGAGAGGGAATATCTCAGTTGGTACTTCACTAACAAATCTAAGCGCAAGCAAAATCTCACTCCAGAAGTAATAGATTACTATGCCCGTTACTACAGTCGTCCTGGGGCGATGAAAGCTGGTTTTCTGTGGTATTCAGCCTTGGAGGAAACAACTAAAGCTAACACCCCAACCGAGGCTATCCGTTTTACCCAGCCCATTTTTGCTATGGGGGGGGAGTGTGCTACTAAATCGTTAATTTATAACGGTATTTCTCCCTATTGTGATGACATTACTAGTTACGTAATTGAACAGTGTGGTCATTACATTCCGGAGGAAGCACCGGAGGAAATTTTGCAGGCAATTTTAACCACTTTTACTACTACCAAGGAGTCTTGA